In Chitinophaga nivalis, a single genomic region encodes these proteins:
- a CDS encoding FecR domain-containing protein, with protein sequence MGPIYTDEQAEDLIVRFLSGNVSQEEQKELEQWIAADAANRVRFLQLRDTWMATAPSAGYHTDNAWQTLSCRITAEPQIPAISWKRYMQQAAGYVLPFIIGGGLVFAWFAAGRKKQDPRLVTITSPKGATTRISLSDGTEVWLNAGSKLQYAQSYNRKDREVKLEGEAFFKVQTDAEKPFTVKASDLQILALGTSFNVKAYPEDKTVVTTLVEGEVKIDGSNTARPFGVMMKPHQHVVYKKPISGIHSEQMKSTAVAADSADKTQVESSEVNNTEIYTAWKDGNWIVAAQTMEELAVTMERRFNVTVKFNEEELKTYQFSGTFRQETLEQVLGILQLTAPLKYRIDNGVVTLGIDKVLREKYAKALKTGK encoded by the coding sequence ATGGGACCTATCTATACTGATGAGCAGGCGGAAGACCTGATTGTACGTTTTTTATCCGGGAATGTTTCGCAGGAGGAGCAAAAAGAGCTGGAACAATGGATAGCTGCTGATGCAGCCAATCGTGTTCGTTTTTTGCAGTTGCGGGATACCTGGATGGCGACGGCGCCATCAGCTGGATACCATACAGACAATGCCTGGCAGACATTATCCTGCCGGATAACAGCGGAGCCGCAAATACCAGCCATTAGCTGGAAACGGTATATGCAGCAGGCAGCAGGTTATGTATTGCCTTTTATCATTGGTGGCGGATTGGTATTTGCCTGGTTTGCCGCCGGCCGGAAAAAGCAGGATCCACGACTGGTAACGATTACCAGTCCGAAAGGAGCTACCACCCGGATATCGCTGTCTGATGGTACGGAGGTATGGCTGAATGCCGGCAGTAAGCTGCAGTATGCACAGTCCTACAATAGGAAAGACCGGGAAGTGAAGCTGGAAGGGGAAGCATTTTTTAAAGTTCAAACCGATGCGGAAAAGCCGTTTACGGTAAAGGCTTCGGATCTGCAAATTCTGGCGCTGGGCACATCCTTTAATGTAAAAGCCTATCCGGAAGATAAAACCGTTGTCACTACGCTGGTAGAAGGAGAAGTGAAGATAGATGGTAGTAACACGGCCCGTCCGTTTGGCGTAATGATGAAACCACATCAGCATGTAGTATATAAAAAACCTATATCAGGTATTCATAGTGAACAAATGAAAAGTACTGCCGTTGCTGCCGATAGTGCTGATAAAACACAGGTAGAAAGCAGTGAAGTGAACAATACGGAAATATATACCGCCTGGAAAGATGGCAACTGGATCGTTGCCGCACAAACCATGGAGGAACTGGCCGTAACGATGGAACGCAGGTTTAATGTAACAGTGAAATTCAATGAAGAAGAACTAAAAACCTATCAATTCAGTGGCACTTTTCGTCAGGAAACCCTGGAACAGGTATTAGGAATTCTGCAACTGACCGCACCGCTGAAATATCGTATAGATAACGGTGTGGTGACCCTGGGGATTGATAAAGTACTCCGGGAAAAGTATGCAAAAGCGTTAAAAACCGGCAAATAA
- a CDS encoding RNA polymerase sigma-70 factor, translating into MEEISTNIIHQHRQLPVFESLFKQYYAALCAFAFEFVNRHELAEEIVQDTFVKIWERYEELDIQVSEKAYLYRAVQNNCLNFIKQDKIKAQYGSELMQQLESRISLLGMSSFHSPVEKLEHSELELLAEKAIRKLPPQCQDVFRLSRFEQLSYPEISHRLGISINTVKTQMTRALQRLRAELLPLLK; encoded by the coding sequence TTGGAGGAAATAAGCACAAATATTATACATCAGCATCGACAATTACCTGTTTTTGAATCTTTATTCAAACAGTATTATGCTGCACTCTGTGCGTTCGCATTTGAGTTCGTAAATCGTCATGAGCTGGCAGAAGAAATTGTGCAGGACACCTTTGTAAAAATCTGGGAACGTTATGAAGAACTGGATATACAAGTGTCTGAAAAAGCCTACCTATACAGGGCCGTGCAAAATAATTGCCTGAACTTCATCAAACAGGACAAAATAAAAGCGCAGTATGGCAGCGAATTAATGCAGCAGCTGGAATCGCGTATATCCTTACTCGGTATGTCATCCTTCCATTCTCCGGTAGAAAAGCTGGAACATTCGGAACTGGAGCTGCTGGCAGAAAAAGCCATCCGCAAATTACCGCCTCAGTGTCAGGATGTATTTCGCTTAAGTCGCTTTGAACAATTAAGTTATCCCGAAATATCCCACCGCCTGGGTATCTCCATCAATACCGTAAAAACCCAGATGACCCGTGCCCTGCAACGGTTACGAGCCGAATTACTGCCGCTGCTGAAGTGA
- the fabG gene encoding 3-oxoacyl-[acyl-carrier-protein] reductase yields MKLLENKVVIVTGASRGIGEAIALKFAAQGADVAFTYVSSDEKAKALEDKLTALGVKAKAYKSNAGAYEECETLVTEVLKEFGKIDVCVNNAGISKDNLLLRMSPDQWDEVMNINLKSVYNMTKHVIRPMMKAKSGSIINMSSVIGIMGNAGQSSYAASKAGIIGFTKSIAQELGSRNIRCNAVAPGFVETDMTQYLKEGEGASNYIQQIPLGRFGTTEDIANVCLFLASDMSGYVTGQTISTCGGLCM; encoded by the coding sequence ATGAAATTACTGGAGAACAAAGTAGTAATTGTAACAGGCGCCAGCCGCGGTATCGGAGAAGCCATTGCTTTAAAATTTGCAGCGCAGGGTGCTGACGTGGCTTTTACTTATGTAAGCTCTGATGAAAAGGCAAAAGCATTGGAAGATAAACTGACTGCACTGGGTGTAAAGGCGAAAGCCTATAAATCCAATGCTGGTGCTTATGAAGAATGCGAAACACTGGTAACAGAAGTGTTGAAAGAATTCGGGAAAATAGATGTCTGTGTGAATAACGCAGGTATCTCCAAAGATAACCTGCTCCTGCGTATGAGCCCTGATCAATGGGATGAGGTGATGAATATCAACCTCAAAAGCGTATATAACATGACCAAACATGTGATACGTCCGATGATGAAGGCTAAATCAGGTAGCATTATTAATATGAGCTCTGTCATCGGTATTATGGGGAATGCCGGCCAAAGCAGTTATGCTGCTTCCAAAGCAGGTATCATTGGTTTTACCAAATCCATTGCACAGGAACTGGGTAGCCGCAATATCCGCTGCAATGCCGTTGCTCCTGGTTTTGTAGAAACAGATATGACGCAATACCTGAAAGAAGGGGAAGGCGCCAGCAATTATATTCAGCAGATTCCACTGGGCCGCTTCGGTACAACGGAAGATATTGCCAATGTATGCCTGTTCCTGGCTTCTGATATGAGCGGCTATGTAACCGGCCAGACGATCAGCACCTGCGGCGGTTTATGCATGTAA
- a CDS encoding GH3 auxin-responsive promoter family protein encodes MRILSPAISQLARLRMGRIAYFMQYPVQVQQQVFQNLISAAQYTEFGKQYGFSKIYKIDEYKQRVPVHTYDTIKPYIQRTMEGQQNVLWNTPIKWFAKSSGTTADKSKFIPVTVESLDECHYRSGRDVVSLYYNNFPDSDVFTGKSLVIGGSHQVNKLSENSDSYCGDLSAVMLQNMPFYGNMIRTPDLEIALMEEWEEKIERMANAVIHENVTSIAGVPTWTIVLIKRIFELTGKDNLADVWPNLELYMHGGVSFTPYREQFKKLIRKPLMHYQETYNASEGFFAAQDVIGEEGLLLFLNHGIFYEFMPMEEVGKENPRTLQLQEVELGKNYALIISTNGGLWRYMVGDTIQFVSLIPYRIKISGRTKSFINAFGEEVIVENSDTAIARACEATGAVVNDYTAAPVYFSDNGNGGHEWLVEFEVAPDNLSNFTEVMDRTLKEINSDYEAKRYKDIALRMPVIHVLPQGTFCEFLKSKGKLGGQHKVPRLNNDRNYLEEILKFVADYMNA; translated from the coding sequence ATGAGAATTTTAAGTCCTGCAATATCACAATTGGCAAGATTGCGCATGGGGCGTATTGCGTATTTTATGCAATACCCTGTGCAGGTGCAGCAGCAGGTATTCCAAAACCTTATCAGTGCAGCGCAGTATACCGAATTTGGTAAACAGTACGGCTTTTCGAAAATTTATAAGATAGACGAATATAAGCAAAGGGTTCCGGTACATACATACGATACCATTAAGCCTTACATACAGCGCACGATGGAAGGGCAGCAAAATGTGCTCTGGAATACCCCGATAAAATGGTTTGCCAAATCCAGCGGTACCACCGCGGATAAAAGCAAATTCATTCCTGTTACAGTAGAAAGTCTGGATGAATGCCACTACCGCTCTGGCCGGGATGTGGTATCTCTTTATTATAACAACTTCCCTGACTCCGACGTATTTACCGGCAAATCGCTGGTTATCGGCGGCAGCCACCAGGTAAATAAATTATCGGAAAACAGTGATTCCTATTGCGGGGATCTCAGTGCGGTAATGCTCCAGAACATGCCCTTCTACGGCAACATGATCCGTACCCCGGATCTGGAAATAGCCCTGATGGAGGAATGGGAGGAAAAGATTGAGCGCATGGCCAATGCGGTTATTCACGAAAACGTGACTTCCATAGCAGGGGTACCTACCTGGACAATTGTACTCATCAAACGCATTTTTGAACTTACCGGAAAAGATAACCTGGCCGACGTATGGCCTAATCTGGAACTGTATATGCATGGCGGTGTAAGCTTCACTCCTTACCGCGAACAGTTTAAAAAGCTGATTCGCAAGCCATTAATGCATTATCAGGAAACCTACAATGCATCAGAAGGATTCTTTGCCGCACAGGATGTCATCGGAGAAGAAGGCCTGTTGCTATTCCTCAATCATGGTATCTTCTACGAATTTATGCCCATGGAAGAAGTGGGTAAAGAAAATCCACGTACCCTGCAACTGCAGGAAGTGGAGCTGGGCAAAAACTATGCTTTGATTATCAGTACCAATGGTGGCTTGTGGCGTTATATGGTGGGAGATACTATTCAGTTCGTATCTTTAATACCCTATCGTATCAAAATCAGCGGCAGAACAAAGTCATTTATCAATGCATTCGGAGAAGAAGTAATTGTGGAAAACTCTGATACCGCTATTGCCCGCGCCTGCGAAGCTACCGGTGCAGTCGTAAATGATTATACCGCAGCCCCGGTTTATTTCAGTGACAACGGAAACGGCGGACATGAATGGCTGGTGGAATTTGAAGTAGCTCCGGACAACCTGTCGAATTTTACGGAAGTAATGGATCGTACCCTGAAAGAAATCAATTCAGACTACGAAGCGAAAAGATATAAAGATATTGCCTTACGCATGCCGGTAATACATGTATTACCCCAGGGCACTTTCTGTGAGTTCCTGAAAAGCAAGGGAAAACTGGGCGGACAACATAAAGTCCCCAGATTAAATAACGACCGCAATTACCTGGAGGAGATCCTGAAATTTGTAGCCGATTATATGAACGCTTAA
- the lptB gene encoding LPS export ABC transporter ATP-binding protein codes for MALRIHTDQLVKRYGNRTVVNHVSVEVSQGEIVGLLGPNGAGKTTSFYMVVGLIKPDEGNVYLNDLNITKLPMYKRAKMGIGYLPQEASVFRKLSVEDNISAVLEMTNLKRAEQKEKLEQLLSEFRLQHVRKSPGDVLSGGERRRTEIARALAVDPKFILLDEPFAGIDPIAVEDIQSIVAKLKYKNIGILITDHNVQETLSITDRAYLLFEGKILKSGSAEELAEDEQVRKVYLGQNFILRRKDYLDEAAKQ; via the coding sequence ATGGCATTAAGAATACATACAGACCAGCTGGTAAAGCGTTACGGCAACAGAACGGTGGTAAACCATGTATCTGTTGAGGTGTCTCAAGGTGAGATAGTAGGGTTGCTGGGCCCGAACGGGGCTGGTAAAACCACCTCCTTTTATATGGTAGTAGGCCTTATTAAGCCGGATGAGGGCAATGTTTATCTGAACGACCTTAATATTACCAAGCTGCCGATGTATAAAAGAGCCAAAATGGGTATTGGTTACCTGCCTCAGGAGGCGTCCGTATTCCGGAAGCTGAGTGTGGAGGACAATATCTCTGCAGTACTGGAAATGACCAATCTTAAAAGAGCCGAACAAAAAGAAAAACTGGAGCAGCTGTTGTCTGAATTCCGGCTGCAACACGTCCGGAAAAGCCCTGGTGATGTATTGAGCGGGGGAGAACGCCGCCGTACAGAAATTGCCCGTGCCCTGGCAGTAGATCCCAAGTTTATCCTGTTGGATGAACCTTTTGCGGGTATCGACCCTATTGCTGTGGAAGACATTCAGTCAATTGTTGCCAAACTGAAATATAAGAACATCGGTATCCTGATTACGGACCATAACGTACAGGAAACCCTTTCTATTACTGACCGCGCCTATTTATTGTTTGAAGGGAAGATTCTCAAGTCCGGATCAGCAGAAGAACTGGCAGAGGACGAACAGGTAAGAAAAGTGTATCTTGGCCAGAATTTCATTTTGCGCCGGAAAGATTACCTGGACGAAGCAGCTAAACAATAA
- the metF gene encoding methylenetetrahydrofolate reductase [NAD(P)H], producing MKVTEHIAQAKDTLISFEILPPLKGKSIESIYEHLDPLMEFKPAYINVTYHRSEHMFKKKADGAFEKVEIRKRPGTVGICAAIMNHYNIDAVPHLICGGFSREETENALIDLNFLGVDNVLVLRGDAPKNETFFEPEPNGNSYAIDLLDQVAHMNNGIYLEDDLQSGVKTNFCIGVAGYPEKHFEAPNMQTDMSHLKRKVENGADYIVTQMFFDNQKFFDFVGKCREMGITVPIIPGLKPLTSKKQMTTLPRIFHVDIPTDLSTEILKCKTDKDVEQVGTEWLIAQSKELKAFGVPVLHYYTLGKPKVVRKAVETIM from the coding sequence ATGAAAGTAACAGAACATATAGCTCAGGCAAAGGATACCCTGATCTCATTTGAAATCCTTCCCCCCCTCAAAGGAAAAAGCATAGAGTCTATTTATGAGCACCTGGACCCCCTGATGGAGTTCAAGCCAGCTTATATTAATGTTACCTATCACCGCAGTGAGCATATGTTCAAGAAAAAGGCGGATGGCGCCTTTGAAAAAGTGGAGATCCGCAAGCGGCCGGGTACAGTAGGCATCTGTGCGGCTATCATGAACCATTATAATATAGATGCGGTTCCTCACCTGATTTGTGGCGGGTTCAGCCGGGAGGAAACAGAAAACGCACTGATAGACCTCAACTTCCTCGGTGTGGATAACGTATTGGTTTTAAGGGGAGATGCGCCTAAAAACGAAACCTTCTTTGAACCGGAACCCAATGGCAACAGCTATGCGATAGACCTGCTGGATCAGGTGGCACACATGAATAACGGTATTTACCTGGAAGATGACCTGCAAAGCGGGGTAAAAACCAATTTCTGTATCGGAGTGGCCGGTTATCCGGAAAAACATTTCGAAGCGCCTAACATGCAAACAGATATGAGTCACCTGAAACGTAAGGTGGAAAATGGCGCCGACTATATCGTAACACAAATGTTCTTCGATAACCAGAAGTTCTTCGATTTTGTGGGTAAATGCCGGGAAATGGGTATTACCGTTCCCATCATTCCGGGATTAAAACCGCTTACCTCTAAAAAACAAATGACAACACTGCCCCGGATTTTCCATGTGGATATCCCAACTGATTTGTCTACTGAAATTTTAAAGTGTAAAACTGACAAAGATGTGGAACAGGTGGGTACAGAATGGTTGATTGCTCAATCCAAGGAATTGAAAGCTTTTGGTGTACCTGTGTTACATTATTATACACTGGGCAAGCCGAAAGTTGTACGTAAAGCGGTGGAAACCATTATGTAA
- a CDS encoding PorT family protein — MKFVTIAVAAALLVAATSNAQVSLGLRGGYVNARMDAKTSGSNSRTLQTSPLDKWQAGFYLNVPLVKNLYLQPGLSYIVKGAKLDNTPQFSDVKLPGVSAIKLRYLELPVNLVYKVPVSFGKIVAGAGPYVSYCLRGSYDLSVYDAGEEWQKSTQEVDFRQFPNVKTTQLSLQRWDAGINFLAGVELNCFVTLGVNYSLGLMDIDKAANSRIRQHYLGVNIGVLLDREDW; from the coding sequence ATGAAATTTGTCACAATTGCTGTAGCAGCAGCATTACTTGTTGCCGCTACCTCGAACGCCCAGGTGAGCTTAGGCTTGCGTGGAGGTTATGTGAATGCCCGTATGGATGCAAAAACGTCCGGTAGTAATTCACGGACGTTGCAAACCAGCCCACTGGATAAGTGGCAGGCTGGTTTTTATTTGAATGTCCCGCTGGTTAAAAACCTGTATCTGCAGCCAGGCCTCAGTTACATCGTGAAAGGAGCTAAACTGGATAATACGCCGCAATTCTCAGATGTTAAACTACCGGGTGTATCTGCCATCAAGTTGCGATACCTGGAACTGCCGGTGAACCTGGTATATAAAGTACCGGTTTCTTTCGGAAAAATAGTAGCCGGTGCTGGTCCTTATGTATCCTACTGTTTACGGGGAAGTTATGATTTGTCGGTATACGATGCCGGTGAAGAATGGCAAAAAAGTACCCAGGAGGTTGATTTCCGTCAGTTCCCCAATGTGAAGACGACCCAGCTGAGTTTACAGCGCTGGGATGCCGGTATTAATTTTTTAGCCGGAGTGGAACTGAACTGTTTTGTGACGCTTGGTGTCAATTACAGCCTTGGTCTGATGGACATCGACAAAGCTGCCAATAGCCGTATCCGCCAGCATTACCTGGGTGTAAACATAGGAGTGTTGCTGGATCGCGAAGATTGGTAA
- a CDS encoding porin family protein yields MKKVLLSVAALLVASLSFGQAKWGIVAGPQFSSITSKNIIANSGKETSSLLTSVRAGVTVDIPLAEDFFIGTGLLYSGKGGKMKNSDIKTTLSYLQLPVNFMFKPEVGSGKLVLAVGPYFAYGISGKVKNTLLGDLNAFDDEALLYKMKRFDAGAGINIGYEIPAGLYFGLNADLGLVNVADKTDNSRSFKNTSFGVSVGYKFGGR; encoded by the coding sequence ATGAAGAAGGTATTATTGTCTGTGGCGGCTTTGCTGGTTGCAAGTCTCTCTTTTGGTCAGGCGAAATGGGGAATCGTTGCAGGACCTCAATTCTCCAGTATCACCTCAAAAAATATTATAGCCAACAGCGGAAAAGAAACCAGTTCCCTGTTAACCAGTGTAAGAGCGGGTGTTACAGTGGATATTCCGCTGGCGGAAGATTTCTTTATCGGCACAGGTTTACTGTATTCCGGTAAAGGAGGTAAAATGAAAAACTCCGATATCAAAACTACGTTGTCGTACCTGCAGTTACCGGTGAACTTCATGTTTAAACCAGAAGTAGGAAGCGGTAAACTGGTATTGGCGGTAGGTCCTTACTTCGCGTATGGTATATCCGGTAAGGTTAAAAATACCCTGTTGGGAGATTTAAACGCTTTCGATGATGAAGCGTTGCTCTACAAAATGAAACGTTTTGATGCAGGTGCAGGTATCAATATCGGTTATGAAATACCGGCAGGATTGTACTTCGGATTGAATGCAGACCTGGGTTTGGTGAATGTCGCAGATAAGACAGATAACAGCCGTAGCTTTAAAAATACTTCCTTTGGCGTTTCTGTTGGATATAAATTCGGTGGACGCTAA
- a CDS encoding porin family protein, translating into MTKKSILLSFAALSISFAAMSQVRVGVKAGYNLSNISIDNSGSTKNKSSHSGFHVGAIVDLPLVPKILSFQPGVFYTTKGTKAETGNKDNVSVANPFVKHTINPSYIEVPLNFIGKIPIGPNARLFAGVGPYFAFGVAGKDKTEVMTVAGTSVTTSTSLKWDDDTPFANGDRNQGWDKFKRFDWGGNVQVGAEIHNFLIAAQYGIGFTKVRSGSNNYTDNNNKNRVFSVSVGYLFGGK; encoded by the coding sequence ATGACTAAGAAGAGCATTCTATTATCATTTGCTGCACTTTCCATTTCATTTGCTGCCATGTCGCAGGTACGTGTTGGTGTTAAAGCTGGTTACAACTTGTCCAACATTAGTATAGATAATTCAGGTAGTACAAAGAATAAGAGTTCACATTCCGGTTTCCACGTAGGTGCCATCGTAGACCTTCCCTTAGTTCCAAAGATTCTGTCTTTTCAGCCAGGGGTATTTTACACCACCAAGGGAACAAAAGCAGAAACAGGTAATAAAGATAATGTCTCTGTTGCCAATCCTTTTGTGAAACACACCATCAATCCATCTTACATTGAAGTGCCGTTGAACTTTATCGGTAAAATTCCAATCGGACCCAATGCCCGTTTGTTTGCCGGTGTAGGACCCTATTTCGCTTTTGGTGTAGCAGGTAAAGACAAAACAGAAGTAATGACCGTAGCTGGTACCTCTGTTACTACTTCTACCAGCCTGAAATGGGATGATGACACCCCGTTTGCCAATGGTGACCGTAACCAGGGTTGGGACAAATTCAAACGTTTTGACTGGGGTGGTAACGTACAGGTAGGTGCCGAAATTCACAACTTCCTGATTGCAGCACAGTATGGAATAGGCTTTACCAAAGTGCGTTCCGGCTCCAACAACTACACAGATAACAACAATAAAAACCGCGTATTCAGCGTGTCTGTTGGTTACCTGTTTGGTGGTAAATAA